One Rhodospirillaceae bacterium genomic region harbors:
- a CDS encoding methyltransferase, whose product MDKPEDILRNVIQVTQNQDYYSAVTEYDLLMKQYPGFVERLFKNQQNRELHELLARHSLIQQAYGSISGCGYEVDISTYLGGPGRIRMPQEFSKPLADFKGNRESFNTDKELVLQRYSQTLQAVFGKLAKVDWSPVYLGYWVLDDFFKIRAYFPLNFSKVLDLGCGIGSINILIDQIDGNEKIFTIIDIKKEFLEVAEGFLTSNQVSASTKTQSVYDVIISLRSCCYLYSYKEYESVFLEQTRKGSSIILDISPELLSESLSFFKSFCEYSIPIESGSANFHRYAFIR is encoded by the coding sequence GTGGATAAGCCAGAAGATATCTTACGGAATGTAATTCAGGTCACGCAAAACCAAGATTATTATTCAGCAGTCACAGAATACGACCTCCTGATGAAACAGTATCCCGGCTTTGTAGAGCGCCTGTTTAAGAATCAGCAAAACCGAGAGCTTCATGAATTGCTGGCACGGCACTCACTAATTCAACAAGCTTATGGATCAATATCAGGGTGTGGTTATGAAGTAGATATTTCGACATACCTCGGTGGCCCCGGCAGGATACGTATGCCGCAAGAGTTTTCTAAACCCCTGGCTGATTTCAAAGGAAATCGTGAATCATTCAACACCGACAAAGAGCTTGTTTTGCAACGATATTCGCAAACTCTTCAAGCGGTATTCGGAAAGTTAGCAAAGGTGGATTGGTCTCCCGTTTATCTTGGCTATTGGGTACTAGACGATTTCTTTAAGATTAGAGCCTATTTTCCGCTTAACTTTTCTAAAGTTTTAGATCTTGGATGCGGCATCGGATCCATCAATATATTGATTGACCAAATAGATGGGAACGAAAAAATCTTCACCATTATAGATATAAAAAAAGAATTTCTTGAGGTTGCAGAGGGGTTTTTAACTAGCAATCAAGTATCCGCTTCAACCAAAACTCAATCAGTCTACGACGTGATTATTTCTCTACGTTCTTGTTGCTATCTCTACAGTTACAAAGAGTATGAAAGTGTGTTTCTAGAGCAAACACGAAAAGGTTCTAGTATAATACTAGACATAAGCCCTGAGCTGCTAAGCGAAAGCCTTTCATTTTTTAAATCCTTCTGCGAGTACTCAATACCCATTGAGTCAGGTTCAGCGAACTTTCACAGATACGCTTTTATAAGATGA